The DNA region CGGCCTAGCGGACCTGCTCGCCGTGGAGCCGCGGTCGGACAAACCACCCGCCGAGGAGAAGCTGCGGTACCCGCCTGCCACAGTGCGCGTCGCGATCGGCGCGGAAGTGCTGCGCAGGATGAACCTGACAGGCAAGTCGGACGCGCGACTGGCTGACTGGCGCACGGTGCATCCTCGTCCCGGCGACGCCGACTCGCTGAACCCGTTTCTGGCCGATGTCAGCACGATCGTGGACTGTCTGCTCGGCGCCCGGTACCCGCGGCTCGGCGGTCGGACCCTCCGTGAGTGCGTCAAGTTCGAGCCGACCGCTGAGGAACTCGACGACGACATCGACCTGGTGCTGCAAGGTCGAAGGCCGTACACCATCGACGTCCGCACAGTCGTGGCGCTGGCGCGCTTGGCCTTCGAGCGCGATCCGGCCGGGTTTCTCGCCAAGAACGACCACGTCTCGGTGGAACAGTGGATCCTCGATCACGGGATCACGCTGATCGACAACAAATCGCGCGCGTCGGTCATCACCGCCGTCGAGGACAAGGACGACCGTGCCGCGGGCGTTGCACTTTTCGACACGAGAGGGGATCCCCATGACTGACCTGCGCAAGACCGAACCGGTCCACACGGACCAGGACGCGATCCGGAAGTTGGCGGAATCGATCGCGGGCGACGACAGGACGCGTTACCTTTTGGTCTACCAGGCGTTGGCCAACCAGGTCGACATCCTCAGCGCGAGCTCGGCGGAGGACTGCATCGCGCGGGCGCGCGAAGTTCTCGCCCGGGTCGGCGCGCCGTATCGCCCTCGCACCCGCGACGCAATGCCGACCAGCCAGCGACTGGAGGGGCTGTATGAAGACCCTGTCTACCTCGCCAACTCATTGGCACTCACCCGCGACGAGGACCACCCGGGAATCATCGGCGGCGAGGAGACCGACGACTACCCTGACTGTGTCGCAGTCGGTAACGACAACGGCTGGTGTTGCACCGGAACCGTGATCGCGCCGACCCTCGTTGTCACGGCCGGGCACTGCTTGACCCGCGGCTGCTCTCAGCGCGTCTTCACGGGTGTGGATGTCCACTTCCCTGACCACGGCGAGGTCGTACAGGTGGATCACTCGGTCGCCCACCCTGCCTACAAACCGCCGGACCCGCTTCAAGACATCGCCGTCCTGGTGCTGGCTGAGCCTGTCGCCGTCGAACCACGCGCCGTCGCCACCGCGGAGCAGATCGGCCAAGCGACGTTCGTTCGCCTGGCCGGCTACGGAAACACCGACGTCCACAGCATCGCGGGATTCGGACGCCGTCGGATGGTGGACGTCCCCATGGCGGGCAAACTAGCCGCCTACGGCGCGGATTTCGCGTCCGAGTTCGTCGCGGGAAGACCTTTCCTCGACCGCGACAGTTGCAACGGCGACAGCGGAGGCCCCGCATACGTCAAGGTCGGCGACCAGTGGCTGCTGGCAGGCGCGACCTCCCGCGCCACGAAGAGTTCCGTCCGCCCCTGTGGTGACGGCGGGATCTACACCAGGGTCGACGCCTACCAGGATTGGATCATGTCGTTGGCCACCTGACCGTTTCGCCGTTCCGGATGCCAACACCACTATGTCGGTGATGAACAGTAGGTGACGTCGGGAATCGGATCGCCCCGGCTACCAGCACCAGGCGTACTATAGAAATCTGACTGCGCCCGGACCGATTGGCGGCTCGTCGGCGAGGAAGGCGAGCAATTCTGGCTCCCGGTCCAGCCGCCCGGTGGACTGTTGGTCTACTCCGTTGGCCGCGATCCTGCTCCTGATGGAGCCGCTGCGGTCGTGGTCCCGAAGTGTGTTCTCTACCGTTGTCAGCACGATGGCTCGGGATGCCGTCCCGGTGGGTGCAGCGAGCAGGCTGCGCAGGTGCGGCCACCGAATCGCGAGCACGGCGAGCTTGGCCAGTTGGTAGATGGTCATTTCCTGCTCGGCGCCAGCTAGTAGGTATTCCTGGCGAATCGTGTCGTAGAAGCGCAGGAGGTTGACGAACCGTTTCACCTCTCGCGGATTCCAGCCCAGATGGGAGACAACAGCGGCGATGATGCTGTCCATCTCTGGGTCGCCGGTGCCGAGGCGCCTTCTGAGGATGCGGCGTGCCGCCTCCTTCGCCTCTGGAGACAAGTGGCGCGCCACGTGCTCCGACTCGAACCCGATTTGTCCTGCGGCGATCCCTTCGAGACCTCGGACGTTGGCAACGATGTCGTCCACCGACCGGACAGCGGCGAGTTCCTGCTCATACGCACGCACCCGCTCTTCGGACAATTGGCGCTCGACGCCATGGTCTGTGCGGGCTCCGCCGCCAGAGAGGGTGTGGCCGATGAACTCGCGTACGGCATCGTCTGTCGGAGTCGGCAAGGTGATCGCGAGCTGCACAAGCTTGTCGAGGAACCGCCAGCCGAGCCCTGGGCCGTCGGCGTTGTCGCTGCGGCCGTAGGCGACCTCGAGCTGGCTGGCCACCATCTCCGGCTCCATTGCTACCACGAACACACAGTGCGGGAACTGACCGGCGAGGAACAGGTTCAGGGCCTCGACCATCTGGGCCACGGTCGTTGGCGTGCACCGGTCCAGATCGTCGATGAACACAACCAGTGGGCGCTTGGCCGTGCCGATCAGGTCCAGCACGGCGGTCACGTCGTGGTGCACCAGGTGCAGGAAGCCGGTCCGGGCCCTGTACTTCGGATCGGCGATGTCCGCGCCGATCCCGCCGGTCAGGTCAGACACTGCAGCCCGGCTCGAGGTGGCGACATCCGGTGGGTGGACCAAATCGGGCAGTACTCGACCGGCGCGGGTGGTCAGCACGCTGATGACCTGGGCCAGCACTACGCCGATCACGCCGACTGAAACGCCCGCCGGACGTAGCGAGGAGAGCACTGGGATGCCCGCAAGGGTCAGTACCAGGCCGATCGCGACCACGGCACCGAGCCAGGCGAGTGTCGGCAGCAGCCGGCTGAGCACGATCCGATAGATCCGTCGCCGAACTGCTTCGGTGTCGACCCGGCTGAGGTTGAGCGCAAGCCAGAACCGCTCCCTGTCCACGCTGGACATACGTTCGGTGGTCTGGCGGATGAGATCGTGCGCGAGCCCCGCCCAGACCTGTTCCCCAGTCTGGTACATCCACGGGTTGAACCAGACAGTTGGCCGCCAGGGGGTGCCATCCACGTGGGATGGCGAATCCGTTGCCAAGGTGGTGGTTCTGATCGGCGTGCCGTACGTGGTTCCCCGCACGTCGACTACCGGAGCCAAGTTGTTACGGCGCAGCAGCTTCAGCACCGCCAGGAGCCGTGGCTCGCGTCGGCTGATTTTCGCCAGCTTTCCCTGGCTGTCCGATGTGAGAGAAATAGAGCGTCGCGTGTGCTCGGTCTGCGGCGGGTCGAGCCGATCCCGGACCATGCGCAACAACGAAGTCTTGCCGGCGCCCCATGGGCCCTTCACCGCGATTGCCAGCGGTGGACGGGTGCCCGCGTCGACGAGGAAGGATGCCAATGCTTCGGCGTGCTTCCAGTACCCGAGCCGGTCCTCGGTCGTCCAGTAGTCGCTGAGCACCGTGGTCGGATCGGCAAGCTCGGCAGGGCTCGCAAGCCGCGGTGGCGCGCCAGCCGCGTTGTCCTGCCTCGGCTCCAGAAACGCCTCCATCGGCAACTCAGCCACGATCTCAACCGCCGCCGCCGCATCGACCCCAAGCCGGGACATCGTAGCGGCGATCTCCCCGGCAACCAGGGCCGCAGCCATCGCTGTCCCACTGTTGCGGCCGTAGCCCGCCCCCGCCCCGAGTTCGATCGTCGTGGTCAGCAGGTCGAGGCAGGGTGCCGAGATCGCACCGCGACCGCTGCGCACGCTGCGCGTCCATCCGCCGACCGGATCCCGCACCATGCCAGCGACCGCGATCACACCGTCGACATTGGCCGGAAAGCCGGGCTCCTCCACACCGTAGTCGCCGGCGGGCGCAACCACGATCCCGATCCGCTCTTTCGCGCGAGATACCACCCGGGCATAGGTTATGGAGAGAGCGTCGTCCGGCCTCGCCTCCCGACCGACTCCGAACAGGAGGATATGGGCCCCATTCTCCGTTGCCGTGCTGATGGCCCCAAGTGCAGCGCCGTCCATGGTGCGGCCGTCCGCGTCGAGCTCGGGACCGCAGCTGATCAGACGGGCGGCGGGCGCCCGCTGCAGTACCAGGCCGGCCATCATTGTGGCCGCCGAGGTCATCGCCAGGTCATCGACCGCGTCGGCTACGGCACCCTCAAACCATGGATGCGGATACACCTGTCCGCACACGAGGCCGATGGTCACGCCCTCGCCAGCGGTGCCGCGCCGCAGCGGCAGGACCTCGTCGTGTTCCT from Alloactinosynnema sp. L-07 includes:
- a CDS encoding trypsin-like serine protease produces the protein MTDLRKTEPVHTDQDAIRKLAESIAGDDRTRYLLVYQALANQVDILSASSAEDCIARAREVLARVGAPYRPRTRDAMPTSQRLEGLYEDPVYLANSLALTRDEDHPGIIGGEETDDYPDCVAVGNDNGWCCTGTVIAPTLVVTAGHCLTRGCSQRVFTGVDVHFPDHGEVVQVDHSVAHPAYKPPDPLQDIAVLVLAEPVAVEPRAVATAEQIGQATFVRLAGYGNTDVHSIAGFGRRRMVDVPMAGKLAAYGADFASEFVAGRPFLDRDSCNGDSGGPAYVKVGDQWLLAGATSRATKSSVRPCGDGGIYTRVDAYQDWIMSLAT
- a CDS encoding P-loop NTPase fold protein — encoded protein: MTDVPSLGRLAEEHDEVLPLRRGTAGEGVTIGLVCGQVYPHPWFEGAVADAVDDLAMTSAATMMAGLVLQRAPAARLISCGPELDADGRTMDGAALGAISTATENGAHILLFGVGREARPDDALSITYARVVSRAKERIGIVVAPAGDYGVEEPGFPANVDGVIAVAGMVRDPVGGWTRSVRSGRGAISAPCLDLLTTTIELGAGAGYGRNSGTAMAAALVAGEIAATMSRLGVDAAAAVEIVAELPMEAFLEPRQDNAAGAPPRLASPAELADPTTVLSDYWTTEDRLGYWKHAEALASFLVDAGTRPPLAIAVKGPWGAGKTSLLRMVRDRLDPPQTEHTRRSISLTSDSQGKLAKISRREPRLLAVLKLLRRNNLAPVVDVRGTTYGTPIRTTTLATDSPSHVDGTPWRPTVWFNPWMYQTGEQVWAGLAHDLIRQTTERMSSVDRERFWLALNLSRVDTEAVRRRIYRIVLSRLLPTLAWLGAVVAIGLVLTLAGIPVLSSLRPAGVSVGVIGVVLAQVISVLTTRAGRVLPDLVHPPDVATSSRAAVSDLTGGIGADIADPKYRARTGFLHLVHHDVTAVLDLIGTAKRPLVVFIDDLDRCTPTTVAQMVEALNLFLAGQFPHCVFVVAMEPEMVASQLEVAYGRSDNADGPGLGWRFLDKLVQLAITLPTPTDDAVREFIGHTLSGGGARTDHGVERQLSEERVRAYEQELAAVRSVDDIVANVRGLEGIAAGQIGFESEHVARHLSPEAKEAARRILRRRLGTGDPEMDSIIAAVVSHLGWNPREVKRFVNLLRFYDTIRQEYLLAGAEQEMTIYQLAKLAVLAIRWPHLRSLLAAPTGTASRAIVLTTVENTLRDHDRSGSIRSRIAANGVDQQSTGRLDREPELLAFLADEPPIGPGAVRFL